A stretch of the Arthrobacter stackebrandtii genome encodes the following:
- a CDS encoding helicase-related protein — translation MSLTAAQSSALKHIRKAYLGPEQGVDEVLFNRPSLQYIVGMLFPFDDSSSSSSATDTPELNPDDFVSADVEEGDVEEEYASTPLAEDWRPSSVAISFVTDGDSIACDFAAATYVMALDDGPRRWTRHTHSYSEVRLTKSMPHRPINVGGIPIEIGTRWRRYGDNWLVTLHVRVLAKSTGDDLEDIERILFQVDISARPAAGSQILEYDVAQSIDLDSESRELLLRYRRRKVFGVGHGMAAGWDIDDSGKCSRVFLDPVPHYVVPAIAQTGLDPASIAAMSLDIAHLETIDRDPAAVIHSLHAFVDQFASWVVEQELEGKDLGSDAVNVAARSRIAAKRMKTGIDYLASEENTQLRLAFSLGMSAMRLQMEKLRPLDKAVWRPFQLGFILVSLASTTDATHPDRELVDLIWFPTGGGKTEAYLALASIAIFLRRIKHGIKGAGTAVITRYTLRLLTSQQFQRAASVICAMELLRELDPRVQGMAKFSIGLWVGNEVTPGTRADAIYSLDRLYKARNPREANKFQISQCPWCRTELVPELRDDTKRAYGAQQAGKDVIFRCVNRACEFSSRELPMAVVDEVLYDDPPTFLLATVDKFARLQFKERAGRLLGIGTAYKQPSLIIQDELHLLSGPLGTTVAVFDAVIQLLLNRSGTHPKIIASTATIRASNEQVQGLYGRKVALYPPAGLDGDTTFFAQPIASGKGRLYLGVMPQSIPQATALVSAAAPLLEIPAVVQDTEKLGSKVDPYWTVVMYHNSLRELGRTGSLLLDDVNARLETRSDRLGVDLRRIQAESVLELTSRRSPEELPNDLRQLETSADVSSDAVDVVLSSNMLSVGIDVQRLAMMLMVGQPKTTAEYIQATSRVGRGSINGIVVTLFRSNRARDRSHFETFRSYHDVLYQNVEPTSVTPWSLSSRDRSLAGALIMLMRQSIPALASDDSATNFDLENLSLRSILDPLIDKLLASISRADPSERDEASEQLWALLRDWDRVARTAREDGQPLLYERRAGSGTGLLKRFGEPGSGWLVGDSMRSVEPNVAVEVQEPFQEVERAQDQT, via the coding sequence ATGAGCCTCACTGCAGCTCAATCGAGCGCTTTAAAGCACATCAGGAAGGCGTACCTTGGCCCAGAGCAAGGCGTTGATGAAGTGCTATTCAACCGACCGTCACTCCAATACATAGTTGGAATGCTTTTTCCGTTTGACGATTCCTCGTCGTCATCGAGCGCTACCGACACACCAGAGTTGAACCCAGATGATTTTGTGTCCGCAGACGTTGAGGAAGGCGACGTTGAGGAAGAATATGCTTCGACACCACTCGCCGAAGATTGGCGCCCTTCATCTGTGGCAATTTCATTCGTGACCGACGGGGATTCCATCGCGTGTGACTTTGCCGCTGCTACCTATGTCATGGCGCTCGACGATGGACCACGACGCTGGACCAGACACACCCATTCATACTCCGAAGTGCGGCTAACCAAGTCCATGCCTCATCGCCCGATTAATGTGGGTGGCATACCCATAGAGATCGGTACAAGGTGGCGCCGCTACGGAGATAACTGGCTGGTGACCCTACACGTTCGAGTCCTTGCGAAGTCTACAGGCGATGATCTCGAAGACATTGAACGGATTCTGTTCCAGGTAGATATCTCCGCACGCCCTGCTGCTGGCAGTCAAATCCTCGAGTACGATGTGGCACAGTCGATCGACCTCGATAGTGAATCAAGGGAGTTACTGCTGCGATATCGGCGACGCAAGGTCTTCGGCGTCGGGCATGGCATGGCGGCTGGCTGGGACATTGATGATTCAGGGAAGTGCAGTCGGGTATTCCTTGATCCGGTGCCCCACTACGTCGTACCTGCGATTGCTCAAACGGGGCTCGATCCAGCCAGTATCGCAGCAATGTCGCTAGATATCGCCCATTTGGAGACGATCGACCGCGATCCTGCCGCGGTGATCCACTCATTGCACGCCTTTGTCGACCAATTCGCGAGCTGGGTTGTCGAACAGGAACTCGAAGGAAAAGACCTGGGTTCCGATGCTGTCAACGTTGCTGCCAGGTCCAGAATTGCCGCCAAACGGATGAAGACTGGAATTGATTATCTAGCTAGTGAAGAAAATACACAACTTAGGCTGGCGTTCTCTCTCGGAATGTCCGCCATGCGTCTTCAGATGGAAAAGCTACGTCCGCTAGACAAAGCGGTCTGGCGACCGTTCCAACTGGGTTTCATTCTTGTCTCGCTGGCCTCGACAACAGATGCGACTCATCCTGATCGCGAACTTGTGGACCTCATCTGGTTCCCGACAGGCGGAGGGAAGACCGAAGCGTATCTCGCACTTGCCTCGATCGCGATTTTCCTTCGCCGCATCAAACATGGGATCAAGGGCGCTGGTACAGCGGTGATCACCAGATACACGCTGCGTCTCCTGACGTCCCAGCAATTCCAGCGCGCCGCGTCGGTCATTTGTGCGATGGAACTCCTACGAGAACTCGACCCCAGAGTCCAAGGGATGGCTAAATTCTCAATCGGACTTTGGGTCGGAAACGAGGTGACGCCTGGCACCCGTGCAGATGCCATATACTCACTCGACCGCTTGTATAAAGCCCGGAACCCGCGCGAAGCGAATAAATTCCAAATCAGCCAATGCCCATGGTGCCGAACTGAGCTTGTACCTGAACTTAGAGACGATACTAAACGAGCCTACGGAGCCCAGCAGGCTGGAAAGGACGTGATCTTTCGATGCGTCAACCGTGCATGCGAGTTCTCATCCCGGGAACTGCCGATGGCTGTCGTTGACGAAGTTCTGTATGATGATCCGCCAACCTTTCTACTTGCCACGGTCGACAAATTTGCGAGACTTCAATTCAAAGAACGTGCGGGGCGACTGCTTGGGATCGGGACAGCGTACAAGCAACCATCACTCATTATTCAAGATGAGTTGCACCTCCTCTCCGGGCCGCTTGGGACGACAGTCGCCGTGTTCGATGCCGTAATTCAGCTACTACTCAATCGTTCCGGGACTCATCCCAAGATCATCGCGTCAACCGCCACAATTCGCGCGTCCAACGAGCAAGTTCAAGGACTGTATGGTCGCAAAGTAGCACTGTACCCGCCAGCCGGTCTTGATGGTGATACAACATTCTTTGCCCAGCCGATTGCCAGTGGCAAGGGACGATTGTATTTAGGAGTCATGCCTCAGAGCATTCCTCAAGCAACTGCACTCGTATCAGCTGCTGCCCCCCTGTTGGAAATTCCGGCAGTTGTCCAGGACACCGAAAAGTTAGGCAGCAAAGTAGATCCGTACTGGACCGTAGTCATGTACCACAACAGTCTTCGGGAACTCGGACGCACAGGTTCCCTGCTCCTTGACGACGTCAATGCCCGCCTTGAAACTCGATCTGATCGTCTAGGTGTTGATTTACGCCGGATTCAAGCAGAATCCGTCTTGGAGCTGACCAGCAGGCGCAGTCCTGAGGAGCTTCCAAATGATCTACGACAGCTTGAGACCAGCGCAGATGTTTCGTCAGACGCTGTCGATGTGGTCCTTTCATCGAATATGTTGTCCGTTGGCATCGATGTTCAGCGCCTCGCTATGATGCTCATGGTGGGACAGCCAAAAACCACAGCTGAATACATCCAGGCGACAAGCCGAGTTGGTCGTGGCTCAATCAACGGCATCGTCGTTACGCTATTCCGGTCCAATCGGGCTAGGGACCGTTCTCACTTCGAGACCTTTCGCAGCTATCACGATGTGCTGTACCAAAACGTCGAACCTACGAGCGTAACTCCATGGTCGCTTTCGTCGCGTGATCGATCTTTGGCCGGCGCTCTGATAATGCTGATGCGCCAATCAATTCCGGCACTTGCATCGGATGACTCGGCTACGAATTTCGATTTAGAGAATCTCAGCCTGCGATCGATTCTGGACCCCCTGATCGACAAGTTGCTCGCCTCGATTTCCCGAGCCGACCCCTCCGAACGCGACGAAGCTTCTGAGCAACTATGGGCTCTTTTGCGCGACTGGGACCGGGTGGCGCGCACGGCACGGGAAGATGGACAACCGTTGCTGTACGAGCGTCGTGCGGGCTCCGGTACGGGCCTCCTTAAGCGGTTCGGGGAACCTGGATCAGGCTGGCTCGTCGGAGATTCCATGCGATCAGTCGAACCCAACGTGGCCGTTGAAGTCCAAGAACCCTTTCAGGAGGTTGAACGTGCGCAAGATCAAACATGA
- a CDS encoding NERD domain-containing protein, which yields MHLIPPDPDFVDGQTAERAVWDVLRASLPDEVVLAHSVQVRHGRAEHEIDILVLWPGVGIAAIEVKGGLVSVEHGQWYQSGGTDKKHKLQDPLAQSQGSAHAWKDWLADQMGSLLTSRLVYMAAFPYSRVAPEWTKSGNPRSMFLDQDDLQSPAEKIRHAIESEGGGTVALAPSFMERIIPHLEGNLEQPDGDAAGREEYEDLQDQLTERQSVLLSATRSLPRIRFTGGAGSGKTWLAVQKARELCKAGKRVGLFCYNKGLGMHLLNQVHGWRSAKPAFTGEFHEYVLSLGVPEGVGQEYFDVDMPRLLKELAAGLPQGEKFDAIIVDEAQDFAPSWWEALRACLKEPGASEIYAFMDDRQDVYKRWDSADALQDLVTIHVDDNLRNTKKIAETFKCFAGDKFTPRGSTGLAVRRVECLPEEAMDVASDCVDALIADGWANNQIALLTTDRRHPIHQEFFDSDSLDEYWREFHANEAEFYGHVLGFKGLERSVVILCVDGFRDMDRAAERLYVGLSRARTLLVVVGSSEQLREAGGNQLDLALSRAQTWSPYTSNHQSRS from the coding sequence ATGCACCTCATCCCGCCCGACCCCGACTTCGTCGATGGCCAGACCGCGGAAAGGGCCGTCTGGGATGTCCTGAGGGCAAGCCTGCCTGACGAGGTCGTACTGGCACATTCCGTCCAGGTGCGTCATGGCCGGGCGGAGCATGAGATCGACATCCTGGTGCTATGGCCCGGCGTCGGAATCGCCGCCATTGAAGTCAAGGGCGGGCTGGTCAGCGTTGAGCACGGCCAGTGGTACCAGTCGGGCGGGACCGACAAGAAACACAAACTCCAAGATCCACTGGCCCAGTCCCAGGGCTCGGCCCACGCGTGGAAGGACTGGCTCGCCGACCAGATGGGGTCGCTGCTGACCAGCAGGCTTGTCTACATGGCGGCGTTCCCCTACTCCAGGGTGGCACCTGAATGGACGAAGTCGGGCAACCCCCGCTCAATGTTTCTGGACCAGGACGACCTGCAATCCCCAGCCGAGAAGATCCGCCACGCGATCGAGTCCGAAGGCGGCGGCACTGTTGCCTTGGCGCCGTCGTTCATGGAAAGAATCATTCCGCACCTTGAGGGGAACCTCGAACAGCCTGACGGGGACGCAGCCGGCAGGGAGGAGTACGAGGACCTGCAGGACCAGCTGACCGAGCGGCAGTCGGTGCTGCTGTCGGCAACGAGGTCGCTCCCCCGGATCAGGTTCACCGGCGGCGCGGGCAGCGGCAAGACATGGCTGGCCGTGCAAAAGGCGCGGGAACTGTGCAAGGCGGGCAAGCGCGTAGGCCTGTTTTGCTACAACAAGGGTCTTGGCATGCACCTGTTGAACCAGGTGCATGGGTGGCGGAGCGCGAAGCCGGCGTTCACGGGCGAGTTCCATGAGTACGTGCTGTCGCTGGGTGTGCCGGAGGGTGTCGGGCAGGAGTATTTCGATGTGGATATGCCGCGGCTGTTGAAGGAACTGGCCGCCGGGCTCCCGCAGGGCGAAAAGTTTGACGCGATCATCGTGGATGAGGCGCAGGACTTTGCGCCCAGCTGGTGGGAGGCGCTGCGGGCATGCCTGAAGGAACCCGGCGCGTCAGAGATCTACGCTTTCATGGACGACCGGCAGGATGTGTACAAACGCTGGGATTCAGCAGATGCTCTTCAGGATCTGGTGACCATCCATGTGGATGACAACCTGCGGAACACGAAGAAGATCGCCGAGACCTTCAAGTGCTTTGCCGGCGACAAGTTCACGCCCCGCGGCAGCACCGGGCTGGCCGTGCGGCGCGTGGAGTGCCTGCCGGAGGAGGCCATGGACGTGGCGAGCGACTGCGTGGATGCGCTGATAGCCGACGGGTGGGCGAACAACCAGATAGCGCTGCTGACGACGGACCGGAGGCACCCGATCCATCAGGAGTTCTTCGATTCTGATTCGTTGGACGAGTACTGGCGCGAGTTCCACGCCAACGAGGCCGAGTTCTACGGGCACGTGCTGGGGTTCAAGGGGCTTGAGCGTTCCGTGGTGATTCTGTGCGTGGATGGTTTCCGGGACATGGACCGGGCGGCGGAGCGCTTGTACGTTGGGCTGTCGCGGGCACGGACTCTGCTGGTGGTGGTTGGTTCCTCGGAGCAGCTGCGGGAGGCCGGCGGGAACCAGCTGGACCTGGCGCTGTCACGGGCGCAGACGTGGAGCCCCTACACGAGCAATCATCAGTCACGGTCATAA
- a CDS encoding TY-Chap domain-containing protein, translating to MESGNVKKPVRLVALRAAPGLAGLGALVWQAARLQTRQGRQTPNPVRALHRVPAHFGGVFLTPTDVAAPPASEDYPEQGCMDRMWQLQVNSLSGDVQWLKDGDFLTVNYLSDDPDYAVYEQLAPEEGGFHCEVVSNQFMAADDWLLDAGYLHQSGWHPPDEETPNWFRVVVGAKLAAEQLLLALRHGRGCDDARRLQWKPATFPGQADD from the coding sequence ATGGAATCCGGAAACGTGAAGAAACCAGTTCGTCTGGTGGCCCTCCGTGCCGCGCCGGGGCTTGCTGGCCTCGGCGCTTTGGTCTGGCAGGCTGCACGGTTGCAGACTCGCCAGGGACGGCAAACTCCAAACCCAGTGCGAGCGCTTCACCGCGTCCCAGCGCATTTTGGCGGCGTGTTCCTGACACCGACTGACGTGGCTGCACCTCCGGCGTCCGAGGACTATCCGGAGCAGGGATGCATGGACCGGATGTGGCAGCTTCAGGTCAATTCCTTGTCAGGTGATGTCCAATGGCTCAAGGACGGCGACTTCCTCACCGTAAATTACTTGTCCGACGATCCGGACTACGCCGTTTACGAACAGCTGGCGCCTGAAGAGGGCGGCTTCCACTGCGAAGTGGTTTCAAACCAGTTCATGGCCGCCGACGACTGGCTGTTGGACGCAGGCTATCTCCACCAGTCAGGCTGGCATCCACCCGACGAGGAAACCCCCAACTGGTTCCGTGTGGTGGTTGGCGCCAAACTGGCGGCCGAGCAGCTCCTGCTTGCACTCCGCCACGGCCGCGGATGCGACGACGCGCGCAGGCTGCAGTGGAAGCCCGCGACCTTTCCGGGGCAGGCCGACGACTGA
- a CDS encoding peptidoglycan-binding domain-containing protein → MSKKSRSFKTAIASLALAMAFGGVTSVAAPAPAEAAGKCVNYNYSYGGYSSCVGNIQVLLNAFRPRMGSTYAPLAVDNKFGPATKAAVIKFQKFWGLTPDGIVGAQTWNSMCQPHMGPGPIAWYPYTAARASGCNI, encoded by the coding sequence ATGAGCAAGAAGTCTCGATCGTTCAAGACGGCCATCGCTTCCCTGGCCCTGGCCATGGCGTTTGGCGGAGTGACATCGGTGGCGGCGCCGGCGCCTGCCGAGGCTGCCGGCAAGTGTGTCAACTACAACTACAGCTATGGCGGCTACTCCAGCTGTGTTGGCAACATCCAGGTGCTGCTCAACGCCTTCCGTCCAAGAATGGGATCCACGTACGCCCCACTGGCCGTTGACAACAAGTTCGGTCCCGCCACGAAGGCGGCGGTCATCAAGTTCCAGAAGTTCTGGGGACTGACCCCTGATGGAATTGTTGGAGCCCAGACGTGGAATTCCATGTGCCAGCCCCACATGGGGCCGGGGCCCATCGCCTGGTATCCGTACACTGCAGCACGGGCGTCAGGCTGCAACATTTAG
- the drmB gene encoding DUF1998 domain-containing protein produces MRKIKHDLRLSETLSPFGVGAIVDVLGESLIAPDTSWWDRQTAPEITCDRLVAQLGGGILRQAPSHAGRAGTDTTSLLYFRFPAWRFCERCGRLSQLTGTNKGKYQNKCACNGALVPMRYVAVCEKGSHIQDVPWFMWTHRGNDEGITAENRLCRAVSELRFERSSKHGEGLASLRVVCGKCNRSRSLTELVGKSSLLRDGVRCAGKQPWEPKNTVVTPCDSLLRAVQRGATGNYIADRVSALDIPEEKPKSQEIIEKVRTHDLYQRLVDDNGGPRSEQIAGWIAEELGASSESVLAIALSSNSESEPQLLDLKDGEWAAFIKKIESGRDNTAGDFVVDGWQSSQFTTGPVELHQALTGVGQVRRVREVRALRGFRRHSPQSEFIRADLDKDPKHRPAYPSLELFGEGIFLQFNEDVIAEWEAHPAVRARAGILIERRNHTEWAHRLDVPEPRFIALHTLAHILVRRLAFASGYSSASLSERIYANSERADNTAGILIYTAAGDAQGTLGGLVRLGAPKQLFPLLIAALNDADVCSNDPVCIESDRQGSSQLNLSACHGCALVSETSCETSNRLLDRQLLLGGSEVPGLLEAVLPSIRRSTPTLS; encoded by the coding sequence GTGCGCAAGATCAAACATGACCTGCGGCTATCGGAAACGTTGTCACCGTTCGGCGTTGGCGCAATTGTAGATGTCCTTGGCGAATCCCTCATCGCGCCAGACACGTCTTGGTGGGATCGCCAAACAGCCCCAGAGATCACCTGCGACCGACTCGTGGCTCAGCTTGGGGGAGGCATACTACGGCAGGCACCGTCACACGCGGGACGCGCCGGAACAGATACAACAAGCCTGCTCTACTTCAGGTTCCCTGCATGGCGCTTCTGTGAGCGGTGTGGTCGACTGTCACAACTCACTGGCACGAACAAAGGGAAGTACCAAAACAAGTGCGCGTGCAATGGAGCTCTTGTCCCGATGCGATACGTTGCAGTTTGTGAGAAAGGTAGCCATATTCAGGATGTCCCGTGGTTTATGTGGACACACAGGGGGAACGACGAAGGGATCACTGCGGAAAATCGCTTATGCCGCGCCGTCTCAGAATTACGATTCGAACGTTCAAGCAAGCACGGTGAAGGACTCGCGTCGCTACGCGTCGTCTGCGGCAAGTGCAACCGATCCCGTTCCCTAACAGAGCTGGTGGGAAAGAGTTCTCTGCTGCGTGACGGAGTCCGTTGCGCTGGGAAACAGCCATGGGAACCGAAAAATACGGTCGTCACACCCTGCGATTCATTGCTGCGAGCCGTACAGCGTGGTGCCACCGGTAACTACATTGCTGATCGGGTGTCAGCGCTCGACATACCGGAAGAAAAGCCAAAGTCGCAAGAAATTATAGAGAAAGTACGTACACACGACCTGTACCAACGACTTGTAGACGACAACGGCGGCCCGCGCTCAGAACAGATCGCGGGTTGGATCGCGGAAGAGCTCGGCGCTTCTTCTGAGTCGGTTCTTGCCATTGCGCTATCGTCTAATTCGGAATCAGAGCCCCAACTCCTTGACCTGAAAGATGGGGAATGGGCAGCTTTCATCAAGAAGATCGAGTCGGGCAGGGACAATACTGCTGGCGATTTCGTCGTGGACGGTTGGCAATCGAGCCAATTCACTACAGGTCCAGTTGAACTTCACCAAGCACTCACTGGTGTCGGCCAGGTTCGTCGTGTGCGAGAGGTGCGTGCTCTTAGGGGCTTCCGGCGCCATTCTCCACAGAGTGAATTCATCCGTGCAGATCTCGACAAGGATCCAAAACACAGGCCCGCTTACCCCTCACTCGAACTATTCGGTGAAGGAATATTCCTTCAGTTCAATGAAGATGTAATCGCAGAGTGGGAAGCACATCCTGCCGTCCGTGCTCGGGCTGGCATCCTGATAGAGCGCCGAAACCATACAGAATGGGCACATCGCCTCGATGTGCCCGAGCCCAGGTTCATTGCGCTGCATACACTTGCACATATATTGGTGAGGCGCCTCGCCTTCGCTAGCGGATACTCCTCGGCTTCCCTGAGCGAGCGCATTTATGCCAATTCTGAGCGAGCAGATAATACTGCTGGGATCCTGATCTATACTGCAGCGGGAGATGCCCAAGGTACCCTCGGTGGCCTGGTCCGCCTAGGCGCCCCAAAGCAACTCTTCCCCTTGCTTATCGCCGCTCTTAACGATGCAGATGTTTGTTCTAATGATCCTGTTTGCATTGAAAGCGACCGGCAGGGGTCTTCGCAACTTAACCTTTCCGCGTGTCACGGCTGCGCCCTGGTAAGCGAGACATCGTGCGAAACTTCGAACCGACTTTTGGATCGCCAGTTATTGCTCGGCGGTAGCGAGGTTCCGGGTCTTCTTGAGGCTGTTCTTCCATCCATCCGTCGATCGACTCCAACGTTGTCTTAA
- a CDS encoding ATP-binding protein → MDGRAARCHETTIEGGSMVIDELAYFALPEDADLALIHVANLRYLKTSIVITTNRNGVAWGEILEDSTIAAARLSRLLRRLFGCGFR, encoded by the coding sequence GTGGACGGACGAGCCGCACGCTGCCACGAGACCACAATCGAGGGAGGGTCGATGGTCATCGACGAACTGGCGTACTTTGCGCTGCCAGAAGATGCGGACTTGGCATTGATCCATGTCGCCAACCTGCGATACCTGAAAACCAGCATCGTGATCACGACCAATAGGAACGGAGTAGCTTGGGGTGAAATCCTCGAGGATTCGACCATTGCCGCGGCCAGACTTAGTCGTCTGCTGCGCCGATTGTTTGGATGTGGCTTTCGGTAG
- a CDS encoding ABC transporter substrate-binding protein: MSHTTPLSESSLSRRKALGFGLLGAASLTAVLTGCSTGSDTPAASAGAADFPSYYPADYSAIVDASKAEGGKLTIYSNTDQENWAPILRDFKAKYPWTQVSADNLDSDEVFQRQLSEMATGKAPADMLVSNAVQAWANYASDPSRLMAYDSPETKELPKNAVLMPNVWAMSLDPVGILYNTALLKDEPASIEALAKTVSADSATFKNKITTRDVKGAWGFTVSHAFTEGNSDAWTGLDEILPAARPETSSGTQKEKIMSGEYVAGFFISSAVGYPAQDASGGLVKFVLPTDGTVVLGRGIGITPKAPHPATAKLFLDFVLSETGQNAVAEGGLSSYRESVELTEGRHTYQEVEKVAGKDGIIQVPYEVVPDADVTSFVSKWDAQLGA, translated from the coding sequence ATGTCCCACACCACCCCGCTCTCCGAAAGCAGCCTCAGCCGCCGCAAGGCCCTTGGCTTTGGCCTGCTCGGCGCAGCGTCCCTGACAGCCGTGCTCACCGGTTGCAGCACCGGTTCCGACACGCCGGCTGCGAGCGCCGGAGCCGCAGACTTCCCCAGCTATTACCCTGCCGACTACTCGGCGATCGTTGACGCGTCCAAGGCCGAGGGCGGCAAGCTGACCATCTACTCCAACACCGACCAGGAAAACTGGGCGCCCATCCTGCGCGACTTCAAGGCCAAGTACCCGTGGACGCAGGTCTCCGCAGACAACCTGGACAGCGACGAGGTGTTCCAGCGCCAGCTCAGTGAGATGGCCACGGGGAAGGCACCGGCGGACATGCTGGTCTCCAACGCCGTCCAGGCCTGGGCCAACTACGCCTCCGATCCCAGCCGGCTGATGGCCTATGACTCCCCCGAGACGAAGGAGCTGCCGAAGAACGCCGTGCTGATGCCCAACGTCTGGGCCATGTCCCTTGACCCCGTGGGCATCCTCTACAACACGGCCCTGCTGAAGGATGAGCCGGCCAGCATCGAGGCGCTGGCCAAGACCGTCTCTGCCGACTCCGCCACGTTCAAAAACAAAATCACCACCCGAGACGTGAAGGGCGCCTGGGGCTTCACGGTCTCGCACGCCTTCACCGAGGGCAACTCCGATGCGTGGACCGGACTGGACGAGATCCTGCCGGCCGCCCGACCGGAAACCTCCTCCGGAACGCAGAAGGAAAAGATCATGTCCGGCGAGTACGTGGCCGGCTTCTTCATCAGCTCCGCCGTGGGATACCCGGCACAGGACGCCAGCGGCGGACTCGTGAAGTTTGTGCTGCCCACCGACGGCACCGTGGTGCTGGGCCGCGGAATCGGCATCACTCCCAAGGCACCGCACCCCGCCACTGCCAAGTTGTTCCTTGACTTCGTGCTCTCCGAGACCGGCCAGAACGCCGTTGCCGAGGGCGGGCTCAGCTCCTACCGCGAGAGCGTGGAACTGACCGAGGGCCGCCACACCTACCAGGAGGTGGAGAAGGTGGCCGGCAAGGACGGCATCATCCAGGTCCCCTACGAGGTGGTTCCGGACGCCGACGTCACCAGCTTTGTCTCCAAGTGGGACGCCCAGCTCGGCGCCTAG
- a CDS encoding YncE family protein, protein MDSGNIQEPAPFVARRVVLGLAGLGALGLAGCTAADSPGAADTKPSASASQLPSATAAAPNPEPTASEGPASNFLLATLAHTDKIARIDPANEDPNAVEFLAVGAAPWGVGVHAAGNAAYVATAEGLAVVDLATFTRTALVPYLHPAPSIGQGEYRPGGLGLAVAPDGSAVYVAVLSDVETSHLEMFDVKRGVFTGSVQVGWRPFDVVVAPDGAWVATIDHDSFSVTVVDPVAMTAKRHEIAPFGTEGGLGSWEKVHYGAVEPGGTILLPVQGKVVVRFDPGTGASTTLASAANSHAHGTALAGRHLLSVGTGSFGNATGSPNLSILDLDTGEERIAPLDVPHETVAAYTSADGDGWAAVAGGNTRDMGWDGLTFVRLSDLAQRRLDVAGYPQVVVSYTTA, encoded by the coding sequence ATGGATTCGGGAAACATTCAGGAACCGGCCCCGTTTGTGGCGCGCCGGGTGGTGCTGGGACTCGCAGGCCTTGGCGCACTTGGCTTGGCGGGCTGCACGGCTGCGGACTCCCCCGGCGCCGCTGACACCAAGCCCAGCGCGAGTGCTTCACAACTCCCCAGCGCAACTGCCGCCGCACCCAACCCGGAGCCGACAGCGTCGGAGGGTCCGGCGTCGAACTTCCTGCTGGCAACCTTGGCGCACACGGACAAGATTGCGCGGATCGATCCGGCAAACGAGGACCCCAACGCCGTTGAATTCCTGGCGGTGGGAGCGGCGCCGTGGGGAGTCGGCGTCCATGCCGCCGGGAACGCCGCGTACGTGGCGACGGCGGAGGGCCTGGCCGTGGTTGACCTGGCGACGTTCACGCGGACGGCCCTGGTGCCGTACCTGCATCCGGCGCCGTCGATCGGGCAGGGCGAGTACCGGCCCGGCGGGCTGGGACTGGCGGTGGCGCCGGACGGTTCCGCCGTGTACGTCGCCGTGCTGAGCGACGTGGAGACGTCGCACCTGGAAATGTTTGACGTGAAACGTGGCGTTTTCACTGGCTCCGTGCAGGTGGGGTGGCGTCCGTTCGACGTGGTGGTGGCACCGGACGGGGCGTGGGTGGCGACGATCGACCACGACAGTTTCTCGGTGACCGTGGTGGACCCCGTGGCGATGACGGCGAAGCGGCACGAGATTGCACCGTTTGGCACTGAGGGCGGGCTGGGGTCGTGGGAGAAGGTCCACTACGGCGCGGTGGAACCGGGAGGGACGATCCTGCTGCCGGTGCAGGGGAAGGTGGTGGTGAGGTTCGACCCGGGGACCGGCGCCTCGACGACACTGGCGAGTGCGGCGAACTCGCACGCCCACGGGACAGCGCTGGCGGGGCGGCACCTGCTTTCTGTGGGGACAGGCTCGTTTGGCAATGCCACCGGTTCGCCGAATCTCTCCATTCTGGACCTGGACACGGGCGAGGAGCGGATCGCGCCACTCGATGTGCCGCACGAGACTGTGGCCGCGTACACCTCTGCGGATGGCGACGGGTGGGCCGCTGTTGCCGGCGGGAACACGCGCGACATGGGCTGGGACGGGCTGACTTTTGTCCGGCTGTCGGACTTGGCGCAGCGGCGGCTGGACGTTGCCGGGTACCCGCAGGTGGTTGTTTCCTACACAACTGCGTGA